A genomic region of Dreissena polymorpha isolate Duluth1 chromosome 4, UMN_Dpol_1.0, whole genome shotgun sequence contains the following coding sequences:
- the LOC127877171 gene encoding leucine-rich repeat-containing protein 51-like, with protein sequence MSGTSVVPFQPKRKSETRPAIDTFNEIIPPMDYSFCRFENIKDAEEEEPRPNLSPRGKGKQKPPEEGAKYTGRCLKFNNNSITNLQSLTEFAKVKFANWQEIAWLDLSHNELTKIGPEFTEFEHLQILYLHGNQISDPGQIEQLVPIHTLRKLTLHGNPMETMKGYRWFVLSKLPQVMVLDFSSVTKADRMTTGTWTKMNSWGQKKKQKVEDDE encoded by the exons TGTGGTACCTTTCCAGCCAAAGCGCAAAAGTGAAACTCGTCCTGCCATAGATACATTTAACGAAATAATTCCGCCAATGGATTACTCATTTTGccgttttgaaaatataaaag ATGCTGAAGAAGAGGAACCAAGGCCCAATCTGTCACCCAGGGGTAAGGGCAAGCAGAAGCCCCCAGAGGAAGGAGCCAAGTATACAGGACGCTGCCTCaaattcaacaacaacagcatcacCAACCTCCAGTCCCTGACAGAGTTCGCCAAAGTGAAGTTTGCCAACTGGCAGGAGATTGCTTGGCTTGACCTTTCGCACAATGAACTCACAAAGATTGGTCCA GAGTTCACAGAGTTTGAGCACCTTCAGATCCTATATCTCCATGGTAACCAGATATCGGACCCAGGCCAGATTGAGCAGCTAGTGCCCATTCACACACTGAGGAAGCTCACACTGCATGGCAACCCCATGGAAACCATGAAG GGCTATCGTTGGTTTGTACTGTCCAAGCTGCCGCAGGTTATGGTCCTGGATTTCAGCAGTGTCACTAAGGCTGACCGTATGACTACGGGCACTTGGACAAAAATGAACAGTTGGGGGCAGAAAAAGAAGCAGAAAGTTGAAGATGATGAATAA